A window of the Streptomyces finlayi genome harbors these coding sequences:
- a CDS encoding Atu4866 domain-containing protein, with protein MTSNDTPRDPHPYVGMWVTADGFIRQELLPNGRYDEARGSRRSAYTGRYTVTGSHLDYVDDTGFTATGDVRDGVLFHEHLVLHREDDPRARQEARP; from the coding sequence ATGACCAGCAACGACACGCCACGCGATCCACACCCGTACGTCGGGATGTGGGTGACCGCGGACGGCTTCATCCGCCAGGAACTGCTGCCGAACGGCCGTTACGACGAGGCCCGGGGCAGCCGCCGGAGCGCCTACACCGGCCGTTACACCGTCACCGGCAGCCACCTCGACTACGTCGACGACACCGGCTTCACCGCCACCGGCGATGTCCGCGACGGCGTTCTCTTCCACGAGCACCTCGTGCTCCACCGCGAGGACGACCCGCGCGCCCGGCAGGAAGCCCGACCATGA
- a CDS encoding Atu4866 domain-containing protein translates to MSTTDTDIAGWNSQALDDILSNDAGRPVLFTNARILTMDPLIGTMAGADILFVGSLIVAVGPSLFTAAEDDNAIVVDSTGMTIVPAVVDAAALAGGRGERAEHVATLTPGNASDLLVVPDELAADVPSALATLMSRPEQVRALVAAGRPVLWAGGDAPGRATAPAVGIPASPDLTGSPRVGVWIDQDDFLHQELTADGRYDETRGGRPHAYQGRFWIDGDRIDYLDDLGFWAVGYFRGHELHHVGYVMHLG, encoded by the coding sequence ATGAGCACCACCGACACGGACATCGCGGGCTGGAACTCCCAGGCCCTCGACGACATCCTTTCGAACGACGCGGGACGTCCCGTGCTGTTCACCAACGCCCGCATCCTGACGATGGACCCGCTGATCGGGACCATGGCCGGCGCCGACATCCTGTTCGTCGGTTCCCTGATCGTGGCGGTCGGCCCGTCCCTGTTCACCGCCGCGGAGGACGACAACGCCATCGTCGTCGACTCCACGGGCATGACCATCGTCCCCGCCGTCGTGGACGCCGCCGCGCTGGCCGGCGGCCGCGGCGAACGCGCTGAGCACGTCGCGACGCTGACCCCGGGCAACGCCAGCGACCTGCTGGTGGTACCCGACGAGCTCGCCGCCGACGTACCGAGCGCCCTGGCCACGCTCATGTCCCGGCCGGAGCAGGTCCGCGCACTGGTCGCGGCCGGCCGTCCCGTGCTCTGGGCCGGCGGCGACGCCCCCGGCCGGGCCACCGCCCCCGCCGTGGGCATCCCGGCCTCCCCGGACCTGACCGGCAGCCCGCGGGTCGGCGTCTGGATCGACCAGGACGACTTCCTGCACCAGGAACTCACCGCCGACGGCCGCTACGACGAGACCCGGGGCGGCCGGCCGCACGCCTACCAGGGCCGGTTCTGGATCGACGGTGACCGGATCGACTACCTCGACGACCTCGGCTTCTGGGCCGTGGGCTACTTCCGCGGTCACGAACTGCACCACGTCGGCTACGTCATGCACCTGGGCTGA
- a CDS encoding helix-turn-helix transcriptional regulator: MTTSRLGDYLQGRRARVTPSDVGLPQDGRRRVPGLRREEVAMLARISVDYYLRLEQGRERRPSTQVLDALSDALLLDDDGRLHLYRIAGMTPLPRHEGTIERADPQLLAMAELWDRTPALLLGRAYDVLAMNTLGRAVFPHLEPGENLLLSMFLDPSVRSFHADWGKAAANAVAGFRFLEGARPNDPRIHEVLRTASESSREFADLWQRRDARGKSDAAKVLLHPAVGELTLRMQTFDVRSAPGQQLIIYHAQEGTRTADALRLLGSLAATARSGHQEDSPKRIT, encoded by the coding sequence ATGACAACCTCGAGACTGGGTGACTACCTGCAAGGCCGGCGCGCGCGGGTGACGCCGTCCGACGTCGGTCTGCCGCAGGACGGGCGGCGACGTGTCCCCGGTCTGCGCCGCGAAGAGGTCGCGATGCTGGCCCGCATCAGCGTCGACTACTACCTGCGACTGGAGCAGGGCCGTGAGCGGCGCCCGTCGACGCAGGTCCTGGACGCCCTGAGCGACGCGCTGCTGCTGGACGACGACGGGCGGCTGCACCTGTACCGGATCGCGGGCATGACCCCGCTCCCGCGCCACGAGGGCACCATCGAGCGAGCCGACCCCCAGCTGCTGGCGATGGCCGAACTGTGGGACCGCACGCCGGCCCTGCTCCTGGGACGGGCGTACGACGTCCTGGCCATGAACACGCTGGGACGGGCCGTCTTCCCCCACCTCGAACCCGGCGAGAACCTGCTGCTGTCCATGTTCCTCGACCCGTCGGTCCGCTCGTTCCACGCGGACTGGGGCAAGGCCGCCGCCAACGCGGTCGCGGGATTCCGCTTCCTGGAGGGCGCCCGGCCGAACGACCCGAGGATCCATGAGGTCCTGCGGACGGCATCGGAGAGCAGCCGCGAGTTCGCCGACCTCTGGCAGAGGCGGGACGCACGGGGCAAGAGTGATGCCGCGAAGGTCCTGCTGCACCCCGCCGTCGGTGAGCTCACCCTGCGCATGCAGACCTTCGACGTACGGTCCGCTCCTGGCCAGCAGTTGATCATCTACCACGCGCAGGAAGGCACTCGGACCGCGGACGCGCTCCGCCTGCTCGGCTCGCTGGCGGCGACCGCCCGCTCCGGGCACCAGGAAGACTCACCGAAGCGGATCACGTAG
- a CDS encoding SDR family NAD(P)-dependent oxidoreductase, protein MTTTVTVITGANKGLGFETARRLVEAGHTVYAGARDAHRGERAAKLLGARPLLIDITDDASVAAAAAQVRAEAGRVDVLVNNAGVAGPAAPADELTAADLRYVFDTNVFGAVRTTRAFLPLLQQAARPAIVNVSSALGSLTINADPAAHGDLLPAWAPLLAYNSSKAALNMLTVVYARSLPRISVVSVDPGFTATDLNGHQGTQSVEEGAAVIVAAATAGPGTPTPAFVGATGPVPW, encoded by the coding sequence ATGACAACAACCGTCACCGTGATCACCGGGGCCAACAAGGGCCTCGGTTTCGAAACCGCCCGCCGCCTCGTCGAGGCGGGTCACACCGTCTACGCCGGGGCCCGCGACGCCCACCGCGGCGAGCGGGCCGCCAAGCTCCTCGGAGCCCGCCCGCTGCTGATCGACATCACCGACGACGCGTCCGTCGCCGCGGCCGCCGCACAGGTGCGTGCCGAGGCGGGCCGGGTCGATGTCCTGGTCAACAACGCGGGCGTCGCCGGCCCAGCCGCCCCGGCCGACGAGCTGACCGCCGCCGACCTGCGGTACGTCTTCGACACCAACGTCTTCGGTGCCGTGCGCACCACCCGCGCCTTCCTGCCCCTGCTCCAGCAGGCGGCTCGGCCCGCAATCGTGAACGTGTCCAGCGCGCTCGGCTCGCTGACGATCAACGCCGACCCGGCCGCCCACGGCGATCTGCTCCCGGCTTGGGCGCCACTGCTGGCCTACAACTCGTCCAAGGCCGCTCTGAACATGCTGACCGTCGTCTACGCTCGGTCCCTCCCGCGAATCAGCGTGGTCTCGGTCGACCCCGGGTTCACCGCGACCGACCTGAACGGCCACCAGGGCACCCAGAGTGTCGAGGAGGGCGCCGCGGTGATCGTCGCCGCCGCCACCGCCGGGCCCGGCACACCGACCCCTGCCTTCGTCGGCGCCACCGGCCCCGTGCCCTGGTGA
- a CDS encoding cation:proton antiporter regulatory subunit: MDVNEVLLPGVGLLYEFVNREGDKIGVVARRSGDFELAVYEEGDPDQARAVFRLTGEEADVVADILGAPRIAERFADLTKEVPGLSAGQVEVLAGTPFAGRPLGESRARTRTGASIVAIVRGEDVIPSPGPEQILRAGDVLVVIGTREGIAAVEQLVRS; the protein is encoded by the coding sequence GTGGACGTCAACGAGGTGCTGCTGCCCGGTGTGGGGCTGCTCTACGAGTTCGTCAATCGGGAGGGCGACAAGATCGGTGTGGTCGCACGGCGCTCGGGTGACTTCGAACTGGCGGTCTACGAAGAAGGGGACCCGGACCAGGCGCGGGCCGTGTTCCGACTCACCGGCGAGGAGGCGGACGTGGTCGCCGATATTCTCGGCGCACCGCGCATCGCCGAGCGGTTCGCGGATCTGACCAAAGAGGTGCCCGGTCTCAGCGCCGGGCAGGTCGAGGTACTCGCCGGCACCCCGTTCGCCGGCCGCCCGCTGGGAGAATCGAGGGCACGGACACGGACGGGCGCGTCGATCGTGGCGATCGTCCGTGGTGAGGATGTCATTCCCTCCCCTGGGCCGGAGCAGATCCTGAGAGCCGGGGACGTGCTGGTGGTGATCGGGACCCGCGAGGGAATCGCCGCGGTGGAACAGCTCGTCCGGAGCTGA
- a CDS encoding cation:proton antiporter, translating to MHISVALLLELGIILAFLGLLGTLARRFALSPVPLYLLVGLALGEGGIAPVPAAGSFVETGAGIGVVLLLLVLGLEFTVPEFTVSLRRHLPSAWVDLVLNATPGAVAGWLLGLDAGGILALAGVTYISSSGIIARLLGDLRRMSNRETPAVLSVLVLEDFAMAAYLPLLAVVAAGGTWQQALLGVLLALGAVVAALTMSYWWGHHLGRLLSHPDEEQLLLRVLGVTLIVSALAEAVHVSAAVGAFLVGLSLTGEAADRARKVLSPLRDLFAAVFFLAIGLSIPPDSLLPVLPVALLLAVVTAATKVASGWYAARREGAGRRGRLRAGTALIARGEFSIVIIGLMGTGHDRLGALVAAYVLLLAVAGPVITRFTGPRASGTKHSPRQGTPVP from the coding sequence ATGCACATCTCGGTCGCCCTGCTGCTGGAGCTGGGCATCATCCTCGCCTTCCTGGGTCTGCTCGGCACGCTGGCGCGGCGTTTCGCGCTGTCCCCGGTCCCGTTGTACCTCCTGGTGGGCCTGGCGCTGGGCGAGGGAGGAATCGCCCCGGTGCCGGCAGCCGGGTCCTTCGTGGAGACCGGCGCGGGCATCGGCGTCGTCCTCCTGCTGCTGGTACTCGGTCTCGAGTTCACCGTGCCGGAGTTCACGGTCAGTCTGCGCCGCCACCTGCCGTCGGCATGGGTCGACCTCGTGCTGAACGCGACCCCCGGTGCGGTGGCGGGATGGCTGCTCGGACTCGACGCCGGAGGGATCCTCGCGCTCGCCGGGGTGACCTACATCTCCTCCTCGGGCATCATCGCCCGGCTCCTGGGCGACCTGCGGAGGATGAGCAACCGGGAGACCCCGGCCGTGCTGTCCGTGCTGGTGCTGGAGGACTTCGCGATGGCCGCGTATCTTCCGCTGCTCGCCGTCGTGGCCGCCGGCGGCACGTGGCAGCAGGCCCTGCTGGGAGTGCTGCTGGCCCTGGGCGCGGTGGTGGCCGCCCTCACCATGTCCTACTGGTGGGGGCATCATCTGGGGCGGCTGCTGTCGCACCCGGACGAGGAGCAGCTGTTGCTGCGCGTCCTGGGCGTGACACTGATCGTCTCCGCCCTCGCGGAGGCCGTCCACGTCTCGGCGGCAGTTGGCGCCTTCCTGGTCGGGCTGTCGCTCACGGGCGAGGCGGCCGACCGGGCACGGAAGGTGCTGAGCCCGCTGCGGGACCTGTTCGCCGCGGTGTTCTTCCTCGCCATCGGCCTGTCCATCCCACCGGACTCGCTGCTGCCGGTACTTCCGGTCGCCCTGCTCCTGGCCGTGGTCACCGCCGCGACCAAGGTGGCGTCCGGTTGGTACGCGGCACGCCGCGAAGGCGCGGGACGCCGAGGACGGCTGCGTGCGGGGACCGCGCTCATCGCCCGGGGCGAGTTCTCCATCGTCATCATCGGCCTGATGGGTACGGGCCATGACCGACTCGGTGCTCTGGTGGCCGCCTACGTCCTCCTGCTCGCCGTGGCCGGCCCGGTGATCACCCGCTTCACAGGCCCCCGCGCCTCCGGTACGAAGCACTCACCGCGCCAGGGCACGCCCGTGCCCTGA
- a CDS encoding universal stress protein: protein MNLPLVVGVDGSEPSLRAVDWAADEAALRGVPLRIVYASLWERYEGPALAPEVGSSSGRVTAQDILAAAALRALRHHAELPTTTADVPEEPEYALVREGRNASALVMGTRGRSGLADLLLGSVSLTVATQANCPVIVIRGNHSNRAVGGRHGHIAVGVADVPTAAVRFAYAEAKRRDVPLEAVRAWRCPMHETVDHPLLTGDPERLYEERAARELEAALAEAPVEVRLRRRTVEGPARSVLLAASRDAGLLIVGRRRPGHLGPRLGRVVHTVLHHSGCPVVVVPDVV from the coding sequence ATGAACCTGCCCCTTGTCGTCGGTGTCGACGGCTCCGAGCCCAGCCTGCGGGCCGTCGACTGGGCGGCCGACGAGGCCGCCCTGCGCGGGGTGCCCCTGCGGATCGTGTACGCATCCCTGTGGGAGCGCTACGAGGGGCCCGCACTCGCGCCGGAAGTCGGCAGCTCGTCCGGGCGGGTCACCGCGCAGGACATCCTCGCAGCCGCGGCCCTGCGTGCGCTGCGCCATCATGCCGAGCTGCCCACGACTACGGCCGACGTGCCGGAGGAACCCGAGTACGCCCTCGTGCGCGAGGGCCGCAACGCGTCCGCCCTCGTCATGGGAACCCGCGGACGCAGCGGTCTCGCCGATCTCCTCCTGGGCTCCGTCAGCCTGACCGTGGCCACACAAGCAAACTGCCCGGTCATCGTGATCCGTGGCAACCACAGCAACCGCGCTGTCGGCGGACGTCACGGCCACATCGCGGTCGGAGTGGCCGACGTGCCGACAGCGGCCGTGCGCTTCGCCTACGCGGAGGCGAAGCGGCGCGATGTGCCGTTGGAGGCGGTACGGGCGTGGCGGTGCCCCATGCACGAGACGGTCGACCACCCCCTGCTCACGGGTGATCCCGAGCGCCTGTACGAGGAACGAGCGGCCAGGGAGCTGGAGGCCGCCCTCGCCGAGGCTCCCGTGGAGGTTCGACTGCGGCGACGCACGGTGGAGGGCCCCGCCCGCAGCGTCCTCCTGGCCGCCTCGCGGGACGCCGGCCTCCTCATCGTCGGCCGACGGCGTCCCGGCCACCTCGGCCCCCGTCTCGGACGGGTCGTCCACACGGTCCTGCACCACTCCGGCTGCCCTGTCGTGGTCGTGCCCGACGTGGTGTGA
- the adhP gene encoding alcohol dehydrogenase AdhP — protein MKAAVVREFGQPLVIEERPDPEPGPGQVRVRVEACGLCHTDIHAAHGDWPVKPTPPFVPGHEGVGLVEKLGEGVTHLAVGQRVAVPWLGRACGRCEHCLSGWETLCESQINTGYGCDGGYAEKMLAWADFAQAVPEGVSAVDAAPLTCAGVTTYKALKVADVRPAQLVAISGVGGLGHLAVQYAKIAGATVAAIDVTDEKLALARELGADIIIDARTQDVGAELKRHGGAHVALALAVSPAAFEAVNSGLRRGGKLVMVALPAHGTIQLPIFDTVLNGTSVIGSIVGTRQDLAEVFQLHAAGRTKVIQETRPLTAVNESIDEVLRGQVKARIVFDLGTGG, from the coding sequence ATGAAGGCAGCGGTCGTCCGGGAATTCGGTCAGCCCCTGGTCATCGAGGAGCGCCCCGACCCCGAGCCCGGCCCCGGGCAGGTCCGCGTCCGCGTCGAGGCGTGCGGGCTGTGCCACACCGACATCCACGCCGCGCACGGGGACTGGCCCGTCAAGCCCACCCCGCCGTTCGTGCCCGGTCACGAAGGCGTCGGCCTCGTCGAGAAGCTCGGCGAGGGAGTCACCCATCTCGCTGTCGGCCAACGGGTCGCCGTGCCGTGGCTCGGCCGGGCGTGCGGGCGCTGCGAGCACTGCCTGTCGGGCTGGGAGACGCTGTGCGAGAGCCAGATCAACACCGGTTACGGCTGCGACGGCGGATACGCCGAGAAGATGCTGGCCTGGGCCGACTTCGCCCAGGCGGTGCCCGAGGGTGTCAGCGCCGTTGACGCCGCCCCGCTGACCTGCGCGGGCGTCACCACGTACAAGGCCCTGAAGGTCGCCGACGTCCGGCCCGCCCAGCTCGTCGCCATCTCCGGCGTGGGCGGCCTCGGCCATCTGGCGGTGCAGTACGCGAAGATCGCCGGCGCCACCGTCGCCGCCATCGACGTGACCGACGAGAAGCTCGCACTCGCCCGTGAACTGGGCGCCGACATCATCATCGACGCCCGTACCCAGGATGTCGGCGCGGAGCTGAAGCGGCACGGCGGCGCCCACGTCGCCCTCGCCCTCGCCGTGAGCCCGGCCGCGTTCGAAGCCGTCAACTCGGGCCTGCGACGCGGCGGGAAGCTCGTCATGGTGGCCTTGCCCGCGCACGGCACCATCCAGTTGCCGATCTTCGACACCGTGCTCAACGGCACCTCGGTGATCGGCTCCATCGTCGGTACCCGCCAGGACCTCGCGGAGGTCTTCCAGCTCCACGCGGCCGGCCGGACGAAGGTCATCCAGGAGACCCGCCCGCTCACCGCCGTCAACGAATCGATCGACGAGGTCCTGCGCGGTCAGGTCAAAGCCCGCATCGTCTTCGACCTCGGCACGGGAGGCTGA
- a CDS encoding universal stress protein, whose product MSRRTVIAAVDGSAESLAAAAWAAREARLRGLPLHLLHARQDRSSVFSPAPSRGTDTTPDGTTMTRHRAECALGETADRLREEYPDLDVGVEQVFGRPAEALLSATAEAEVLVMGSRGLGVLSGFLAGSVSMPVIARAECPVVVVRPGARAEGELWPEAGDSVADTRQHLDVVLGLDLSRPCDELIAYAFAAASARAVGLRVIHGRTAPAAFDFDPAATDPGHRVARELGEASALTDVLRPWRGTFPDVEVTEQCVVGRAAGHLVDASAEASLLVVGRRVRRAPVGTHVGPVTHAVLHHAAAPVAVVRHL is encoded by the coding sequence ATGTCACGACGTACCGTCATCGCCGCTGTGGACGGCTCGGCCGAGTCGCTCGCCGCAGCGGCGTGGGCCGCCCGGGAGGCTCGCCTGCGCGGTCTGCCCCTGCACCTCCTCCACGCCCGGCAGGACCGTTCGTCGGTCTTCAGCCCCGCCCCGTCGAGGGGCACGGACACCACGCCCGACGGGACGACCATGACCCGGCACCGGGCGGAGTGCGCCCTTGGCGAGACGGCCGACCGGCTGCGGGAGGAGTATCCCGACCTGGACGTCGGCGTCGAGCAGGTCTTCGGGCGCCCCGCCGAGGCGCTGCTCTCCGCGACGGCGGAGGCGGAGGTCCTGGTGATGGGATCGCGAGGGCTCGGTGTCCTCAGCGGTTTCCTGGCCGGATCGGTGTCCATGCCCGTCATCGCACGTGCCGAGTGCCCGGTCGTCGTCGTACGGCCCGGCGCACGGGCCGAGGGCGAACTGTGGCCCGAGGCCGGTGACAGCGTGGCCGACACGAGGCAGCACCTCGACGTGGTGCTCGGCCTCGACCTCTCCCGGCCGTGTGACGAGTTGATCGCCTACGCCTTCGCGGCCGCCTCCGCTCGGGCGGTCGGGCTGCGGGTCATCCACGGCCGGACCGCTCCGGCCGCCTTCGACTTCGACCCCGCAGCCACCGATCCCGGCCATCGTGTAGCCCGGGAACTGGGCGAGGCGAGCGCGCTCACAGACGTACTGCGGCCGTGGCGCGGCACCTTCCCGGATGTCGAGGTCACGGAACAGTGTGTCGTCGGCAGGGCCGCCGGCCACCTCGTGGACGCCTCCGCGGAGGCCTCACTGCTGGTGGTGGGACGGCGTGTACGCCGCGCACCGGTCGGCACGCACGTCGGGCCGGTCACGCACGCGGTGCTGCACCACGCCGCGGCCCCGGTGGCAGTGGTCCGACACCTGTGA
- a CDS encoding HPF/RaiA family ribosome-associated protein, producing MSGLRTSEEVGVQVRNRGQVPDGAEAYARRKVLAVISHVGEPVLSAQVKLTQAANASAARPATAQAVVDVNGRPVRAHVAATTMFEAVDLLQERLTARIARVRRHGTRGPRDGGGPDGRTWWDGSGHEHRPHRQYLPAEERRIIRHKSFSLARQTPEDALIDLEAMDHDFWVFTDLASGYDSVVYRDVPAGRHRMASLGRSGPQRDFEGPLSVSTVPVPSIDVGEAVQRLRLTGLPFVFFHDTGTGRGSVLYHRYDGHYGLITPAL from the coding sequence ATGAGTGGTCTCAGGACCAGCGAAGAAGTCGGCGTCCAGGTGCGGAACCGAGGACAGGTACCGGACGGTGCGGAAGCCTATGCCCGGAGGAAGGTGCTCGCGGTGATCAGCCATGTGGGCGAACCGGTCCTGTCGGCCCAGGTGAAGCTCACGCAAGCCGCCAACGCTTCGGCGGCCCGTCCGGCTACGGCTCAGGCCGTGGTGGACGTCAACGGCCGGCCGGTACGGGCCCATGTCGCCGCGACCACCATGTTCGAGGCCGTCGATCTTTTGCAGGAGCGCCTGACCGCGCGCATCGCCCGGGTACGGCGGCACGGGACGCGCGGACCGCGCGATGGCGGCGGCCCGGACGGCCGGACATGGTGGGACGGCTCGGGCCATGAGCACCGCCCGCACCGCCAGTACCTTCCGGCCGAAGAGCGCCGCATCATCCGGCACAAGTCGTTCAGCCTGGCCCGGCAGACACCCGAGGACGCCCTGATCGACCTGGAGGCCATGGACCACGACTTCTGGGTCTTCACCGACCTGGCCTCGGGGTACGACAGCGTGGTCTACCGGGACGTCCCGGCCGGCCGGCACCGCATGGCGTCGCTCGGCCGCAGCGGCCCGCAAAGGGACTTCGAGGGACCTCTGAGCGTCAGCACGGTCCCCGTCCCCTCGATCGATGTGGGCGAGGCCGTCCAGCGGCTGCGCCTGACCGGCTTGCCCTTCGTCTTCTTCCACGACACCGGCACCGGCCGGGGAAGTGTGCTCTACCACCGCTACGACGGTCACTACGGACTGATTACCCCAGCCCTGTAG
- a CDS encoding CBS domain-containing protein, translated as MRDQKIGAVMTTEVVRAECGTPFKTVARLLSEHRVSGLPVVDDEEHVIGVVSETDLMFHQAATPLAYELPPRFRVAQVLPRARRRTAKARARTADGLMTAPAVSVRAEDTVVEAARTMVQHRVNRLPVIDEEDRLVGIVTRHDLLRVFLRPDAEIRESVIHEVLERGLWLVPGSIDVTVTEGVVTLQGQVERRSETEIAVAMTRKTDGVVDVVNRLTHRFDDSRSDLGTSVPHGAANDWPR; from the coding sequence ATGAGGGACCAGAAGATCGGTGCCGTGATGACCACCGAGGTGGTCCGCGCCGAGTGCGGCACCCCCTTCAAGACCGTTGCCAGGCTGCTCTCCGAACACCGCGTCAGCGGACTGCCCGTGGTGGACGATGAGGAACACGTCATCGGCGTCGTCTCCGAGACGGACCTGATGTTCCACCAGGCCGCGACGCCACTCGCCTACGAGTTGCCCCCGCGGTTCCGCGTCGCGCAGGTGCTGCCCCGGGCCCGCCGACGGACGGCGAAGGCACGGGCTCGTACGGCGGACGGGCTGATGACCGCCCCCGCCGTCAGTGTGCGCGCCGAGGACACCGTCGTGGAGGCCGCCCGCACCATGGTTCAGCACCGGGTGAACCGGCTCCCGGTGATCGACGAGGAAGACCGCCTGGTCGGCATCGTCACCCGGCATGATCTGCTGCGCGTCTTCCTGCGCCCGGACGCGGAGATCCGCGAGTCGGTGATCCACGAGGTGCTGGAGCGCGGACTGTGGCTTGTCCCCGGCAGCATCGACGTCACAGTGACCGAAGGCGTCGTCACGTTGCAGGGCCAGGTGGAACGCAGGAGTGAGACCGAGATCGCCGTGGCCATGACCCGCAAGACCGACGGAGTCGTCGACGTCGTGAACCGACTCACCCACCGCTTCGACGACTCCCGGTCCGACCTGGGCACGAGTGTGCCGCACGGGGCCGCGAACGACTGGCCGCGGTGA